Proteins from a genomic interval of Shewanella seohaensis:
- a CDS encoding sensor domain-containing diguanylate cyclase: MKHRNHSISHRMTLTIIGVSSFFAVLTMLVQLIWNYQESIDKTTADIREYSESILPSVAKSLWDVDHSLLSDLLSGLGMMPMVASVNLESIDGVAMQLGKSIHLDNRRQTLFLYPINYQDQQIGMLTVGLDTDTLYYELWQQLIIIVLGNGLKTLLMIYLILSLVRLLVTNRLSALERFANQINLHSLPKLNVPMSVMQSPDEIGHVAQSLQAMYQRIRNDLAINKRQQRALQQQQNQLAKLVDERTQELNWQSKANQLLAEMSLQFLTTDTSLLDEYLADVCGRIGCLFDVERVSIIEFTQQHARYRSFWSCELQAGKVQDISIDSVAVLAQKFTSESTLVIESVAELANESPKEYQALCSVGICSIAAYAIKNSNQLLGLLSFSMVSRPLNWNVQKKVMLTQFAAALNELLLREEKERQMLSLQQALVSVNAQLRVMADTDELTGLSNRRPFTQTLETLLQQNTPFGLLMLDVDYFKSYNDTYGHLEGDAALKRVAQALTQSDILPQESLLARIGGEEFAIVLQQISPIQLEAIANQLCYQVAALEILIEAPQRARSPSVLVGCIFLRRARIA, translated from the coding sequence ATGAAGCATCGTAATCATTCCATCAGTCATAGAATGACGCTCACTATTATTGGGGTGAGTTCGTTTTTTGCTGTCCTAACTATGTTGGTACAGTTGATATGGAACTATCAGGAGAGCATAGATAAAACCACGGCGGATATTCGTGAATACTCCGAATCCATCTTACCCAGCGTGGCTAAGTCGCTGTGGGATGTTGACCATAGTTTGTTATCGGATTTGCTGTCTGGCCTTGGGATGATGCCCATGGTGGCGAGCGTTAATTTAGAGAGTATCGATGGCGTTGCCATGCAACTGGGTAAGTCGATTCATTTGGATAATCGTCGGCAAACCCTGTTTCTCTATCCCATTAACTATCAAGATCAGCAGATTGGCATGCTGACGGTCGGTTTAGATACGGACACGCTCTATTACGAGTTGTGGCAGCAATTGATCATCATAGTATTAGGCAACGGGCTGAAAACGCTGTTGATGATTTACTTGATCCTCTCTTTGGTGCGCTTGCTAGTCACCAATCGCCTCTCGGCACTGGAGCGGTTTGCCAATCAAATTAACCTGCACTCCCTCCCTAAGCTCAATGTGCCCATGAGTGTGATGCAAAGCCCCGATGAGATTGGCCATGTCGCCCAGTCACTACAGGCCATGTATCAACGCATCCGCAACGATTTGGCAATCAATAAACGCCAGCAACGGGCGCTGCAACAACAGCAAAACCAGTTAGCGAAGCTGGTCGATGAGCGGACTCAAGAACTCAATTGGCAATCCAAGGCAAACCAGCTGTTAGCCGAGATGTCATTGCAATTTTTAACGACAGACACCTCTCTATTAGATGAATACTTGGCCGATGTCTGTGGCCGCATTGGTTGCCTATTTGATGTTGAACGGGTGAGCATTATTGAATTTACCCAGCAGCACGCCCGTTATCGGAGTTTTTGGAGCTGCGAGTTGCAGGCGGGCAAGGTCCAAGATATTTCCATCGACAGTGTGGCTGTGCTGGCACAAAAATTTACCTCAGAGTCGACCTTAGTCATTGAATCAGTTGCTGAACTGGCGAATGAATCGCCAAAGGAATATCAAGCCTTGTGCTCGGTCGGCATCTGTTCAATTGCCGCCTATGCGATTAAAAATAGCAATCAACTCTTGGGGTTACTCTCGTTTTCTATGGTCAGTCGTCCATTAAACTGGAACGTGCAAAAGAAGGTAATGCTGACTCAATTTGCCGCGGCACTGAACGAATTATTACTGCGTGAGGAAAAAGAGCGACAGATGCTCAGCCTGCAACAGGCTTTAGTGTCGGTGAATGCTCAGCTGCGGGTGATGGCCGACACCGATGAGTTAACCGGATTAAGCAACCGCCGCCCCTTCACTCAAACCCTAGAAACCTTGCTCCAGCAAAACACTCCGTTCGGCCTGCTCATGTTGGATGTCGATTACTTCAAGAGCTACAACGATACCTACGGCCACCTCGAGGGCGATGCGGCGCTTAAGCGAGTGGCGCAGGCGTTAACTCAGAGCGATATCTTGCCACAGGAGAGTTTGCTTGCCCGTATTGGTGGTGAGGAGTTCGCGATTGTTCTGCAACAGATTTCACCAATTCAATTGGAGGCGATAGCCAACCAGCTCTGCTACCAGGTGGCCGCCTTGGAGATCCTCATCGAAGCTCCCCAAAGGGCAAGATCACCCTCAGTATTGGTGGGGTGTATTTTCCTAAGGAGAGCCAGGATAGCTTAA
- a CDS encoding ABC transporter substrate-binding protein: MRLWYLSCLFIGLLCSASPAWAKLEVAFFNPGAATDSFWGDVDKLMQVAATQLDINLQITHSDRNHFKMINQLEVLLSSTSSIPSHIILVNEKQSAIKMLQLLYHYPIYVQLILNDISVAERETLLTDPHWKTYLLPAIIPDNYAIGAETAKILLSGLKDENAKVLLISGDKSTPASVLRTQGANDYFFMQHNATVTQTVYGQWSQDIAYGQTLTLLSRYPDLNLIWTASDNMAIGVLKALREKGLQPGRDVLVSSVNTSAEILQLRQSQQISTLGGGHFLAGALGLVQLRHYQETSQYYPDADIQLFSVLNPDSEFYRLLVARDWAGIFKTQILDKLPQS; the protein is encoded by the coding sequence TTGCGTCTATGGTATTTGAGTTGTTTATTTATAGGCCTGCTGTGTTCCGCATCGCCTGCATGGGCCAAATTAGAAGTGGCTTTTTTTAACCCCGGCGCCGCAACGGATAGCTTTTGGGGTGATGTCGATAAATTAATGCAAGTGGCTGCCACTCAACTCGATATTAATTTACAAATAACCCATTCAGACCGTAATCATTTTAAAATGATTAACCAATTAGAGGTATTATTAAGCTCTACCTCATCCATCCCTAGCCATATTATTTTGGTAAATGAGAAGCAGTCAGCAATAAAAATGTTGCAGTTGCTCTACCACTATCCCATATATGTGCAGCTGATATTGAATGATATTTCAGTGGCCGAGCGAGAAACCTTATTAACGGATCCACATTGGAAAACCTATTTATTACCAGCCATTATTCCCGATAATTACGCGATTGGCGCCGAAACGGCCAAAATCCTATTAAGTGGTTTAAAGGATGAAAACGCGAAGGTTTTATTAATTTCGGGCGATAAGTCGACGCCTGCCTCAGTGCTGCGCACCCAAGGCGCCAATGACTACTTTTTTATGCAGCACAATGCCACTGTGACTCAAACCGTCTATGGCCAGTGGAGCCAAGATATTGCCTATGGGCAAACCTTAACTTTGCTTTCCCGCTATCCCGATTTAAATCTGATTTGGACGGCCAGCGATAATATGGCTATTGGAGTACTAAAAGCCTTGCGGGAAAAAGGACTTCAGCCCGGGCGTGATGTGTTGGTGAGTTCAGTGAATACCTCCGCAGAGATTTTACAGCTTCGCCAATCACAGCAGATCAGCACATTGGGCGGAGGGCACTTTTTAGCGGGCGCATTGGGGTTAGTGCAGCTGAGGCATTATCAAGAAACTTCGCAATATTATCCCGATGCGGACATACAACTTTTTAGTGTCCTTAATCCAGATTCGGAGTTTTATCGACTGTTAGTCGCTAGGGATTGGGCGGGGATTTTTAAGACACAGATTTTGGATAAGTTGCCACAATCATAA
- the recG gene encoding ATP-dependent DNA helicase RecG yields MQQLDLVPITDLKGVAKRVAEKLAKLGITTVQDLLFHLPLRYEDRTQIYPIAALMPGNYGTIEAEIQSTQIIQGRKRMLVCNVRDNTGSMSLRFFNFSMAQRNAMQNGLMIRAYGEIRRGNHQAEIVHPEYKIVYPGEDIHLSDTLTPIYPTTEGLKQASWIKLTEQALELLEDGGLTELLPTNLQPNSMSLKQALQTLHRPHAGISQFDLELGQHPAQQRLVQEELLAHNLSMLRLRQRSNLDAAVTMHASGQLLNPFLASLPFKPTGAQQRVVAEIGKDLEQPHPMMRLVQGDVGSGKTLVAALAALQAIENGYQVAMMAPTELLAEQHAANFAAWFEPLGLKVGWLAGKLKGKARAQSLADIESGAAQMVIGTHAIFQQQVTFNKLALIIIDEQHRFGVHQRMGLREKGINQGFHPHQLIMTATPIPRTLAMTAYADLDTSIIDELPPGRTPVTTVAIPDSRRNEVLERVRNSVVTDKRQAYWVCTLIEESEVLECQAAEDTAEELRQALPELSIGLVHGRMKSAEKQKIMADFKAGSIHLLVATTVIEVGVDVPNSSLMIIENPERLGLAQLHQLRGRVGRGAVASHCVLLYKAPLSQTASQRLNVLRQSNDGFVIAQKDLEIRGPGEVLGTKQTGLAELKIADLVRDQALIPHIQKLASHVMSQAPESVDAIIHRWLGHRQQYVQA; encoded by the coding sequence TTGCAGCAATTGGATCTTGTTCCGATCACCGACCTCAAAGGCGTCGCCAAAAGGGTGGCGGAAAAACTCGCCAAGCTCGGCATCACAACAGTACAAGATCTGCTGTTTCACTTACCCCTGCGCTACGAAGACCGCACTCAAATTTATCCTATTGCCGCCTTAATGCCGGGAAATTACGGCACCATTGAAGCCGAAATCCAGTCGACGCAAATCATTCAAGGCCGTAAACGCATGCTGGTGTGCAATGTGCGGGATAATACCGGCAGCATGAGCCTACGCTTCTTTAACTTTTCGATGGCGCAACGCAATGCGATGCAAAATGGCTTAATGATCCGCGCCTACGGTGAAATTCGCCGTGGTAATCATCAGGCAGAAATCGTCCATCCCGAGTACAAAATTGTGTATCCCGGTGAAGACATTCATTTAAGCGATACCCTTACGCCGATTTATCCCACGACGGAAGGACTCAAGCAGGCGAGTTGGATCAAGCTCACCGAGCAAGCCCTCGAATTATTAGAAGACGGCGGTTTGACCGAGTTATTACCCACCAATTTGCAGCCCAACAGCATGAGCCTGAAACAAGCACTGCAAACTCTGCATCGCCCCCACGCTGGAATATCACAATTTGACTTAGAGCTCGGCCAGCATCCGGCGCAGCAACGGCTGGTGCAGGAAGAACTGCTCGCCCATAACCTCAGCATGCTCCGACTCAGGCAGCGCAGCAATCTCGACGCCGCCGTGACCATGCACGCCAGCGGCCAGCTATTGAATCCCTTTCTCGCCTCATTGCCCTTTAAACCGACGGGCGCCCAGCAACGGGTCGTCGCCGAGATTGGTAAAGATTTAGAGCAACCGCACCCCATGATGCGTTTAGTTCAAGGTGATGTGGGTTCGGGTAAAACCTTAGTCGCCGCCCTCGCCGCCCTGCAAGCCATCGAAAATGGTTACCAAGTGGCCATGATGGCGCCTACCGAATTACTCGCTGAGCAGCATGCGGCTAACTTTGCCGCCTGGTTTGAACCCTTGGGATTAAAAGTCGGATGGCTGGCGGGCAAACTTAAAGGCAAGGCGCGGGCGCAATCCTTAGCCGATATTGAATCGGGCGCGGCGCAAATGGTGATAGGTACCCACGCCATCTTCCAGCAACAGGTAACCTTTAACAAACTAGCCTTGATCATCATTGACGAGCAGCACAGGTTCGGGGTTCACCAACGGATGGGGCTGAGGGAAAAAGGCATTAACCAAGGCTTTCATCCCCACCAGTTGATTATGACGGCAACGCCGATCCCACGCACCTTAGCCATGACGGCCTACGCCGATTTGGACACCTCGATTATCGATGAGTTGCCGCCCGGCCGCACGCCCGTGACCACAGTCGCCATTCCCGATTCGCGCCGCAATGAAGTGCTCGAGCGCGTCCGCAACAGCGTAGTCACGGATAAACGCCAAGCCTATTGGGTCTGTACTCTGATTGAAGAATCCGAAGTGCTCGAGTGCCAAGCGGCTGAAGATACCGCCGAAGAGCTGCGCCAAGCGCTGCCGGAACTGAGCATAGGTTTAGTCCACGGCCGGATGAAAAGTGCTGAAAAGCAAAAAATTATGGCCGATTTCAAGGCGGGAAGCATACATCTCTTAGTGGCAACCACAGTGATTGAAGTCGGCGTCGACGTCCCCAACTCCAGCTTGATGATTATCGAAAACCCCGAGCGACTGGGCCTTGCACAGTTGCACCAGCTGCGGGGCCGCGTAGGGCGCGGTGCCGTGGCGAGCCATTGTGTGTTACTCTACAAGGCGCCATTGAGCCAAACCGCGAGCCAGCGGTTAAATGTGCTCAGGCAAAGTAATGATGGTTTTGTGATTGCACAGAAAGACTTAGAGATCCGTGGGCCGGGCGAAGTACTGGGCACTAAGCAAACGGGACTGGCCGAGCTGAAAATCGCCGACCTTGTCCGCGATCAGGCGCTTATCCCACATATCCAAAAACTGGCGAGCCATGTGATGTCACAGGCCCCAGAATCGGTCGATGCCATTATTCATCGCTGGCTTGGACACAGGCAACAATACGTTCAGGCCTAA
- a CDS encoding DUF3014 domain-containing protein — MQVNQDDRITPQETSSSSNRFALIAIVLVVLLSAGGYYYYTKDDSPKLIPNAPIVLPEPPSSEPMTLETSTEPETAPVENEAPAVTTPETETTVTPTEPAMPEEVVPSLPESDAFVHQKALAIINNNVVGSSLVNQDLARQFVVFVDNLAQGDLARKVSPVKGPEKLFTVSEITSKVYLNPESYHRYDAYATVLASMDEASLMHTYKQLTPLFDEAFAELGYSNAKFNDRMLQAIKIMLAAPIIEEPIELSSISVNYRFVDPNLEALPSAQKLMIRMGPENTRKVKAALRKLENQLAQ; from the coding sequence ATGCAAGTTAATCAAGATGATAGAATTACACCTCAAGAAACCTCTTCAAGCAGTAATCGCTTTGCTTTGATTGCGATTGTGCTCGTCGTGCTGCTCTCTGCAGGAGGTTATTATTACTACACTAAAGATGACTCACCCAAGCTCATCCCCAATGCGCCGATAGTGCTGCCTGAGCCGCCTTCATCTGAACCTATGACGCTCGAGACAAGCACAGAGCCTGAAACTGCGCCGGTGGAAAATGAAGCACCAGCGGTGACCACGCCGGAAACCGAAACCACAGTCACGCCAACCGAGCCTGCGATGCCTGAAGAAGTCGTCCCTAGCCTGCCCGAGAGCGATGCCTTTGTGCATCAAAAAGCGCTAGCGATCATCAATAACAACGTGGTCGGTTCCTCTTTAGTGAACCAAGATTTGGCCCGTCAGTTTGTGGTGTTTGTGGACAACTTGGCCCAAGGCGATCTCGCCCGCAAAGTCAGCCCAGTCAAAGGCCCAGAAAAGCTGTTCACTGTGTCTGAAATCACTAGCAAAGTGTATTTAAATCCAGAGAGTTACCACAGATACGATGCCTACGCGACTGTACTTGCCAGCATGGATGAAGCAAGCTTAATGCACACTTACAAACAGCTCACACCGCTGTTTGATGAGGCCTTTGCCGAGTTAGGTTACAGTAACGCCAAGTTCAATGACAGAATGCTGCAAGCCATTAAGATCATGCTCGCCGCCCCTATCATCGAAGAGCCTATCGAGCTGAGTTCAATCAGCGTGAACTACCGCTTTGTGGATCCTAATTTAGAGGCCTTGCCGAGCGCGCAAAAACTGATGATCCGCATGGGGCCTGAAAACACCCGTAAAGTCAAAGCGGCGCTGCGTAAATTGGAAAACCAACTCGCCCAATAA
- a CDS encoding lysophospholipid acyltransferase family protein — translation MPNPVPHNAEFNVAYTLPEKRRAGINYIPRWFGGVSCYIAFGLGGLLSSLTILPLLRFWPGTPEARIIRVQKAVHTMFKGFVAMLTWAGVIRVSTHNAELLRNAKGVIVIANHPSLVDVVVLISLMPNAGCIVKQGLWRNPFLRGVVSCAGYIPNRGAELMLEDCREVLARGTNLIIFPEGTRTVFGASINEFARGAANIAIRTQADILPVVLRTNVRGLTKEQPWYEIPRQTMGMAVEIGNTISHQGYQAPLGEHAKMARQLTRDLEQYYQQQLENNYDFT, via the coding sequence ATGCCTAATCCAGTGCCACACAATGCCGAATTTAATGTCGCTTATACGCTGCCCGAAAAACGCCGCGCGGGAATCAACTATATTCCCCGTTGGTTCGGCGGCGTCAGTTGCTACATCGCCTTTGGTCTCGGTGGACTGTTAAGCTCGTTAACCATATTGCCGTTACTGCGTTTTTGGCCGGGCACGCCCGAGGCGCGGATTATCCGCGTGCAAAAAGCCGTGCACACTATGTTTAAAGGCTTTGTGGCCATGTTGACTTGGGCGGGAGTTATCCGAGTCAGCACCCATAATGCCGAGCTGCTGCGAAATGCCAAGGGCGTGATAGTGATTGCCAATCACCCGAGTCTGGTCGATGTGGTGGTTTTAATCAGCTTGATGCCCAATGCGGGCTGTATCGTTAAACAGGGCCTGTGGCGCAATCCCTTCTTACGTGGCGTCGTCTCCTGCGCGGGATATATCCCCAATCGCGGCGCCGAACTCATGCTCGAAGATTGCCGCGAAGTCCTCGCCCGCGGCACGAATCTGATTATCTTTCCCGAAGGCACACGCACAGTATTTGGTGCAAGCATTAACGAATTTGCCCGCGGTGCTGCCAATATTGCTATTCGCACCCAAGCCGATATTTTACCTGTGGTTTTGCGCACTAATGTGCGTGGTTTGACAAAGGAACAACCTTGGTATGAGATCCCAAGGCAAACCATGGGAATGGCCGTCGAAATCGGCAACACAATTTCTCACCAAGGCTACCAAGCCCCTTTGGGTGAGCATGCGAAAATGGCTCGGCAATTAACCCGAGACCTTGAACAATACTATCAACAACAACTCGAAAATAATTATGACTTTACATAA
- a CDS encoding acyl carrier protein codes for MQNREQILAMLTTILVDEFEIDADAITPEANLYQELDLDSIDAVDLVIKLQQLTGKKIQPDEFKSVRTVNDVVNAIEGLVKD; via the coding sequence ATGCAAAACCGCGAACAAATCCTCGCTATGTTGACCACGATTTTGGTGGATGAGTTTGAAATCGATGCCGATGCGATTACGCCAGAGGCGAATCTCTATCAAGAGTTAGATCTCGATAGCATCGATGCCGTCGACTTAGTAATTAAGCTACAGCAACTCACGGGCAAAAAAATTCAGCCCGACGAGTTTAAATCTGTGCGCACAGTCAACGATGTCGTTAACGCCATCGAAGGCCTAGTTAAAGACTAA
- a CDS encoding COG4648 family protein, with protein sequence MRVLLQVLTALALIAYPVAVYLGLNYLPAGTIALVLCLLLVVRLMLQKQKVKTLVLPLLVGIALTAGSFVAKRSDWLLYYPVVINLTMLALFSYSLYQGPSMIERLARLKEPDLPDEAIGYLKKVTLLWCGLFILNGTVAAYTAAFTSLATWTLYNGLIAYVLMGLLLGGEWLYRSFWLKKT encoded by the coding sequence ATGCGTGTCCTGCTACAAGTACTAACCGCACTCGCGCTGATTGCTTATCCAGTCGCCGTGTATTTAGGACTGAATTATCTGCCAGCAGGCACAATAGCCCTAGTGCTATGCCTCTTGTTGGTAGTGCGTTTAATGCTGCAAAAGCAAAAGGTTAAAACCTTAGTTTTGCCTTTGCTTGTGGGGATTGCGCTCACAGCGGGCAGTTTTGTCGCCAAACGCAGCGACTGGCTCTTGTATTACCCCGTGGTGATAAACCTCACCATGTTAGCCCTGTTTAGCTACTCGCTATACCAAGGCCCGAGCATGATTGAACGGCTCGCACGGCTCAAAGAGCCCGACTTGCCGGATGAAGCCATAGGTTATCTTAAAAAAGTCACCCTACTTTGGTGTGGCTTATTTATCCTAAACGGCACTGTGGCGGCCTATACCGCCGCGTTTACCAGCCTAGCAACTTGGACCTTGTATAACGGTTTGATTGCATACGTACTCATGGGACTGCTCCTCGGTGGGGAATGGTTATATCGCAGCTTTTGGTTGAAGAAGACATGA
- a CDS encoding AMP-binding protein, whose amino-acid sequence MTQLLKNWLTQGPFAQQLISFNHHDIVTGALFTNQVAHFYEQLRQAPEQKWLLASDTSDLFAVGLCAALLAGKEIILPPNTQTGTLSELTHQFEGILSDKPLCESHAFILLNKELSLPTKPWPESDNFGELVLFTSGSSGEPKAIRKSLRQLDAEVTVLEHTFAEHLPHCSVVSTVSHQHIYGLLFKILWPLAASRPFLSEQIEYPETLSYYTALLPNLCLISSPAQLSRLPKALEHERQLRSPSLVFSSGGPLSFTAAQGVAQCYGHLPIEIFGSTETGGIAYRRQHEADEPWQVFEQITIDQDADDGALLLKSPYLADDQWLRCEDKIEPTANGQFRLKGRLDRIVKIEEKRLSLAQMETLLCSHAYVEQAALVVLPQFKSQLGAVITLSPLGRSVHQEQGKLSINNALKAHLLTQFERVTLPRRWRYPETLPLNTQGKRVVAQLVELFDHD is encoded by the coding sequence ATGACACAACTACTCAAAAACTGGTTAACCCAAGGGCCATTCGCCCAACAACTGATCAGCTTTAATCACCATGACATAGTCACAGGTGCCCTGTTTACCAATCAGGTTGCGCATTTCTACGAGCAGCTGCGCCAAGCGCCTGAACAAAAATGGTTACTGGCGAGTGATACCAGCGATCTGTTTGCCGTGGGTTTATGTGCCGCACTCTTGGCGGGCAAGGAAATTATTCTGCCGCCCAACACCCAAACCGGCACCCTGAGTGAACTGACCCATCAGTTTGAAGGCATATTGTCAGACAAGCCCCTGTGCGAGAGTCACGCCTTTATCCTGCTGAATAAAGAGCTGAGTCTGCCCACCAAACCTTGGCCAGAGAGCGACAACTTTGGTGAACTAGTGCTCTTTACCTCGGGCAGCAGTGGCGAGCCCAAGGCGATTCGCAAGAGCCTAAGGCAGCTCGATGCCGAAGTGACAGTGCTCGAGCACACCTTCGCCGAGCATTTACCCCATTGCAGTGTGGTCTCGACCGTTTCCCATCAGCATATCTACGGCTTGTTGTTTAAGATCCTCTGGCCATTAGCCGCCAGTCGCCCTTTTTTAAGCGAGCAGATCGAATACCCAGAAACCTTAAGCTACTACACCGCACTGTTGCCGAATTTGTGCCTCATCAGTAGCCCAGCGCAATTATCCCGTTTGCCTAAGGCACTAGAGCACGAACGCCAACTGCGATCACCTAGCTTAGTCTTCAGCTCCGGCGGGCCGTTAAGTTTCACCGCCGCCCAAGGGGTTGCCCAGTGCTATGGCCATTTACCCATAGAGATATTCGGCAGCACCGAAACTGGCGGTATCGCCTATCGTCGCCAACACGAGGCCGACGAACCATGGCAAGTGTTTGAACAAATTACCATAGACCAAGATGCTGACGATGGCGCCCTGCTGCTGAAGTCACCCTACTTGGCCGACGATCAATGGTTACGTTGCGAAGATAAAATCGAGCCGACGGCCAATGGCCAATTCAGGCTCAAGGGAAGACTCGATCGCATCGTTAAGATTGAAGAAAAACGTCTTTCACTGGCGCAAATGGAGACCTTGCTCTGTAGCCACGCCTATGTCGAGCAGGCTGCCTTGGTCGTATTGCCCCAGTTTAAATCCCAGTTAGGGGCGGTGATCACCCTGTCGCCATTAGGCAGAAGTGTGCACCAAGAGCAGGGCAAACTCAGTATCAACAACGCGTTAAAAGCGCATCTACTGACTCAGTTCGAGCGCGTGACTTTACCACGCCGCTGGCGTTACCCCGAAACCTTACCGTTAAACACTCAGGGCAAGCGCGTCGTCGCCCAGCTAGTTGAGTTATTTGACCATGATTAA
- a CDS encoding ApeI family dehydratase has translation MIKSSLPPILASEIGPESIELRLFVAADLEYFNGHFPEQAVLPGVTQLDWAVRLGCEHFGYNAAVANLEVLKFQQLILPGQEVTLAISHNAAKEKLTFAYSDGDHRYASGRISFASQQDDGASL, from the coding sequence ATGATTAAGTCGAGTTTACCGCCGATCCTCGCATCAGAGATCGGCCCAGAGAGTATTGAACTGCGTCTCTTTGTCGCCGCCGATCTCGAATATTTTAACGGCCATTTTCCCGAGCAAGCCGTGCTCCCTGGCGTGACCCAACTCGATTGGGCCGTGCGCTTAGGTTGCGAGCATTTTGGTTACAACGCTGCGGTCGCCAATTTAGAAGTGCTAAAGTTTCAGCAGCTTATTCTGCCTGGGCAGGAAGTCACCTTAGCGATTAGTCATAATGCCGCCAAAGAGAAGTTAACCTTTGCCTACAGCGATGGCGACCACCGCTATGCCTCCGGGCGTATCAGCTTTGCTAGTCAGCAAGATGATGGAGCATCCCTGTGA